In Acidimicrobiales bacterium, a single genomic region encodes these proteins:
- a CDS encoding HAMP domain-containing histidine kinase — translation MAERRRPRSIRARTTLAATAIAAIALIIASVALVGLLRRSLTGGIDDTVAARADDVARLVATGDVPHPLSVPGGEVALLQVVDSNGEVVAASENLDGEGPIADFPSRPREPVTHTVSDLPIGSGDPFRVVAVTPAPPNSDVTVYAALSLRPVDESVRTLTGALTVGVPVLLTLLAAITWIVVGRALHPVEALRSKVAEISSRTLDERVAVPPTGDEIAGLAVTMNGLLDRLETADRRQRRFVSDASHELKSPLSSSRMALEVALAYPERTDWPGAARRLLDEQGRMERLVRDLLYLARAEERPTISPRGRVRLDEVVHDEVSRLHDNPAIDFDTTAIQAVTINGSEEDLIGLVRNLLENAARHASTRVTVEVRDDTDNHWAVVVVSDDGPGISPDQRERVFERFARLDDARSRDLGSSGLGLAIARSIAEAHQGTLVIEDSPRGAQFVARLPGTRTP, via the coding sequence GTGGCTGAGCGACGCCGCCCGCGGTCGATCCGAGCGCGAACGACCCTCGCCGCCACGGCGATCGCGGCGATCGCCCTCATCATCGCCTCGGTGGCGCTCGTCGGCCTGCTTCGCAGGTCCCTCACCGGTGGAATCGACGACACCGTCGCCGCACGCGCCGACGATGTCGCCCGCCTCGTGGCGACGGGGGACGTACCGCACCCCCTCTCGGTGCCAGGCGGTGAGGTCGCGCTGTTGCAGGTCGTCGATTCGAACGGAGAGGTGGTCGCAGCCAGCGAGAACCTCGACGGCGAAGGGCCCATCGCTGACTTCCCCAGCCGACCACGCGAGCCAGTCACCCACACCGTCAGCGACCTGCCCATCGGGTCCGGCGATCCGTTCCGGGTGGTGGCGGTCACGCCTGCACCACCGAACAGCGATGTGACGGTGTACGCCGCCTTGTCGCTGCGTCCCGTCGACGAGTCGGTCCGCACGCTGACCGGGGCGCTGACCGTGGGCGTGCCCGTGCTGCTCACCCTTCTCGCGGCGATTACCTGGATCGTGGTCGGCCGTGCGCTGCACCCGGTCGAGGCGCTCCGCTCGAAGGTCGCGGAGATCTCCAGCCGGACACTCGACGAACGGGTGGCCGTGCCCCCTACGGGCGACGAGATCGCCGGGTTGGCCGTCACGATGAACGGGCTGTTGGACCGACTCGAGACAGCCGACCGCCGGCAACGCCGCTTCGTGAGCGACGCGTCCCACGAGCTGAAGAGCCCACTGTCGTCCTCCCGCATGGCGCTCGAGGTCGCGCTCGCGTACCCCGAGCGGACCGACTGGCCGGGCGCCGCCCGCCGCCTGCTCGACGAGCAGGGGCGCATGGAACGCCTCGTCCGCGATCTCTTGTACCTGGCCCGGGCCGAGGAACGCCCGACCATCTCACCTCGTGGCCGGGTGCGGCTCGACGAGGTCGTGCACGACGAGGTCAGTCGCCTCCACGACAACCCGGCAATCGACTTCGACACCACCGCCATCCAGGCGGTGACCATCAACGGCAGCGAGGAAGACCTGATCGGTCTGGTGCGAAACTTGCTCGAGAACGCGGCCCGTCACGCGTCGACGCGGGTGACCGTTGAGGTGCGTGACGACACTGACAACCACTGGGCCGTCGTGGTGGTGAGCGACGACGGCCCCGGCATCTCGCCCGACCAACGCGAGCGGGTGTTCGAGCGGTTCGCCCGCCTCGATGACGCCCGCTCGAGGGATCTCGGGTCCAGCGGCCTCGGGCTCGCCATCGCGCGATCCATCGCAGAAGCACATCAGGGAACCCTCGTCATCGAGGACTCACCACGAGGAGCGCAGTTCGTTGCTCGACTGCCCGGGACCAGGACACCGTGA
- a CDS encoding PepSY domain-containing protein: MRKKLIAAGAGVVLAVGLSGGAVALAGGGDGGEGTVTGAGADRATAAALEATGGGQAHSVERDTENGATWEVEVTRPDGTTVDVRLDDSYGVVVIEGDSEAPDGNEAGD; encoded by the coding sequence ATGCGAAAGAAGCTGATTGCAGCCGGTGCGGGTGTGGTGCTCGCTGTAGGCCTGTCCGGAGGCGCGGTAGCGCTTGCCGGCGGCGGTGACGGAGGTGAAGGCACCGTGACCGGCGCTGGCGCGGACCGGGCCACCGCCGCAGCCCTCGAGGCGACGGGCGGAGGCCAAGCCCACTCGGTCGAGCGCGACACCGAGAACGGCGCGACCTGGGAGGTCGAGGTCACGCGGCCCGACGGCACCACGGTCGATGTCCGCCTGGACGACAGCTACGGCGTCGTGGTCATCGAAGGTGACTCCGAGGCGCCGGACGGCAACGAAGCCGGAGACTGA
- a CDS encoding response regulator transcription factor: MKLLVVEDDVKIALAVTRGLEAEGFTVEVAHDGDDGLWRAIEGAHDLIILDLMLPGRSGFQVCKELRDAGIWTPILVLTAKSGDLDEAEALDTGADDFLTKPFSFPVLVAHVRALLRRAGGGNPVPVAVGDLRVDPGRRRAWRGDTELALTAREFDVLSFLVRRCGQVLSKEDILAGVWDYDFDGDPNIVEVYVGRLRRKVDEPFGQSSLETVRGAGYRLAEADG; the protein is encoded by the coding sequence ATGAAGCTGCTCGTGGTCGAGGACGACGTCAAGATCGCTCTGGCGGTGACGCGCGGGCTGGAGGCCGAGGGTTTCACCGTCGAAGTCGCCCACGACGGCGACGACGGGCTGTGGCGGGCAATCGAAGGGGCGCACGACCTGATCATCCTCGACCTCATGCTGCCAGGACGTAGCGGCTTTCAGGTCTGCAAGGAGCTTCGTGACGCCGGGATTTGGACCCCGATCCTCGTGCTCACGGCCAAGTCCGGGGACCTCGACGAAGCGGAGGCGCTCGACACTGGGGCCGACGACTTCCTCACCAAGCCGTTCTCCTTTCCCGTACTCGTTGCGCACGTGCGAGCGCTCCTTCGGCGGGCGGGGGGCGGAAACCCCGTGCCGGTCGCGGTTGGGGACCTCCGCGTCGACCCGGGTCGCCGACGAGCCTGGCGAGGTGACACCGAGCTCGCGCTCACCGCGCGTGAGTTCGACGTCTTGTCGTTCCTGGTGCGCCGATGCGGGCAGGTGCTCTCGAAGGAGGACATCTTGGCGGGGGTCTGGGATTACGACTTCGACGGTGATCCGAACATCGTCGAGGTGTATGTGGGGCGTCTTCGCCGCAAGGTTGATGAGCCCTTCGGGCAGAGCTCCCTCGAAACAGTCCGAGGCGCCGGCTACCGCCTCGCCGAGGCCGACGGGTGA
- a CDS encoding HAMP domain-containing histidine kinase, translating into MSRPSLRARVTAVASIAVALVLVVAGTVTVLAVQQRLVGDLDDVAATIVGELTPEITPARPPDTLVVRGDDDAFAQFVDPQGRVITATTNIEGAPPIVTAVGLRTISGLPHDEARFRVLARRVDGGVLIVGVTLDDVDQSLGALRRTLLVVSPLVLVALAAVVWLVVGRTLRPVEIANQRQRQFVADASHELRTPLTRMRSELEVDLSHPEEADLLMTHRTVLADAIELQALVDDLLLLARSDAKEMVSRRESVDLDDLVLDEVRRSRVSSTVTIDLSQMSSGEVRGDADQLRRVVRNLVDNALRHATSVVAVELSEDVDGVLLAFTDDGPGVPAAEHARIFERFARLDEARTTRAGGTGLGLAITRDIVVAHGGTVSVDADHVGGARFVVRLPLAPR; encoded by the coding sequence GTGAGCCGCCCGTCCCTCCGAGCGCGAGTCACCGCCGTAGCGTCCATTGCGGTCGCCCTCGTCCTGGTCGTGGCCGGCACGGTCACGGTGCTCGCCGTTCAGCAGCGCCTGGTCGGGGACCTCGACGACGTCGCCGCCACCATCGTGGGCGAGCTGACACCGGAGATCACCCCTGCCCGACCGCCCGACACCCTGGTGGTCCGAGGCGACGACGACGCCTTCGCTCAGTTCGTCGATCCGCAGGGTCGGGTCATCACCGCCACGACGAACATCGAAGGCGCTCCGCCGATCGTGACTGCCGTCGGGCTCCGCACTATCAGCGGCCTGCCTCATGACGAGGCTCGCTTCCGGGTCCTGGCTCGCCGCGTCGACGGTGGCGTGCTCATCGTCGGCGTCACCCTCGACGACGTCGACCAGAGCCTGGGAGCGCTCCGGCGCACGCTGCTGGTGGTCTCGCCGCTCGTGCTCGTCGCTCTCGCCGCCGTCGTCTGGCTCGTCGTCGGAAGGACGTTGCGACCGGTCGAGATCGCCAACCAACGGCAACGCCAGTTCGTCGCCGACGCGTCACACGAGCTGCGCACCCCCTTGACGAGGATGCGTTCCGAGCTCGAGGTCGACCTGTCGCACCCCGAGGAGGCGGACCTCCTGATGACGCATCGCACCGTCCTGGCCGACGCGATCGAACTTCAAGCCCTCGTCGACGACCTCCTCCTGTTGGCCCGCAGCGACGCCAAGGAGATGGTCTCGCGCCGCGAATCTGTGGACCTCGACGACCTGGTGCTCGACGAGGTGCGCCGCTCGCGTGTGTCGTCGACCGTGACCATCGACCTCTCGCAAATGTCGAGTGGGGAGGTGCGAGGCGACGCTGACCAACTCAGACGGGTGGTTCGGAACCTGGTCGACAACGCGCTGCGGCACGCGACGTCCGTCGTGGCCGTGGAGCTCAGCGAGGACGTCGACGGCGTCTTGCTCGCATTCACCGACGACGGCCCTGGCGTCCCCGCTGCGGAACATGCGCGCATCTTCGAACGCTTTGCTCGCCTCGACGAGGCACGCACGACGCGCGCTGGCGGCACCGGTCTGGGCCTGGCGATCACACGCGACATCGTTGTGGCACACGGCGGGACCGTGTCCGTGGACGCCGACCACGTGGGCGGGGCTCGATTCGTGGTGCGCCTGCCACTGGCACCCCGGTGA
- a CDS encoding ATP-binding cassette domain-containing protein, with translation MTTTPIVALNGVSKSFESGPDATVVLDDVHLEIRPGEKASLVGPSGSGKSTLLSLIAGLLRPDSGSVEIDGVAMSELDDRHRARLRADRIGIALQSDNLIPFLTARENVEVALAFGTRRRAGRSRAAARGRAMELLDRFDVGDRAGHRPRHLSGGEAQRVALAVSMANEPALLLADEVVAQLDGETATRVVDEVLDADFAVLYVTHDLALADLVEHRYVLDGGAVVSR, from the coding sequence GTGACCACAACCCCGATCGTGGCGCTCAACGGTGTCTCGAAGTCCTTCGAGAGCGGCCCGGATGCGACCGTCGTGCTCGACGATGTGCACCTCGAGATCCGCCCCGGGGAGAAGGCCAGCCTGGTGGGGCCGTCCGGCAGCGGGAAGTCGACGCTGTTGTCCCTGATCGCCGGCCTCCTCCGTCCCGACTCGGGCAGCGTCGAGATCGACGGCGTGGCGATGAGCGAGCTCGACGACCGCCACCGCGCCCGGCTGCGGGCCGACCGGATCGGGATCGCCCTCCAGTCCGACAACCTGATCCCCTTCCTCACCGCCCGTGAGAACGTGGAGGTGGCGCTGGCCTTCGGGACTCGTCGGCGGGCGGGCAGGTCGCGGGCGGCCGCCCGAGGTCGAGCCATGGAGCTGCTCGATCGGTTCGATGTCGGCGACCGGGCCGGCCACCGTCCCCGCCACTTGTCCGGTGGTGAGGCGCAGCGGGTGGCGCTGGCGGTATCGATGGCCAATGAGCCGGCGCTCCTGCTGGCTGACGAGGTCGTGGCCCAGCTGGACGGGGAGACCGCGACCCGGGTGGTCGACGAGGTGTTGGACGCCGACTTCGCCGTGTTGTACGTGACGCACGACCTCGCCTTGGCCGACCTGGTCGAACACCGTTATGTGCTCGACGGCGGGGCCGTGGTGTCCAGATGA